A genomic region of Ictidomys tridecemlineatus isolate mIctTri1 chromosome 10, mIctTri1.hap1, whole genome shotgun sequence contains the following coding sequences:
- the LOC144367272 gene encoding uncharacterized protein LOC144367272, with amino-acid sequence MNCSAAASHMRRKKKPEAGPASAPAPAGPPPSSQAPPRSLPPPVHRGTMTAPRRPGSAAPPAGTGPGGSNRRHPGPRPRLFRVPERRFKAKGAGARERGGASSALSAYPPFLSLSNCRGARGVCSASDYDSRHATLCTPARLSGAVLSECCKIKPWV; translated from the exons ATGAACTGCTCGGCTGCCGCCAGCCACATGCGGAGGAAGAAGAAGCCAGAGGCCGGCCCCGcctccgcccccgcccccgccgggCCACCACCCTCCAGCCAGGCCCCGCCCCGCTCTCTGCCACCGCCTGTTCACAGGGGGACCATGACTGCCCCGCGCAGGCCAGGCTCTGCAGCACCGCCCGCAGGAACTGGTCCTGGAGGCAGCAACCGCAGGCACCCGGGACCCAGGCCACGCCTCTTCCGCGTCCCGGAACGGCGCTTCAAGGCGAAAGGGGCAGGCGCAAGGGAAAGGGGCGGAGCTTCCAGTGCGCTTTCCGCCTACCcgcccttcctctctctttcaaaCTGCAGAGGCGCGAGGGGGGTCTGCTCAGCGTCGGACTACGACTCCCGGCATGCAACACTCTGCACTCCAGCTAGGTTGTCTGGTGCCGTGTTGTCTGAG tgttgCAAGATCAAACCCTGGGTCTAA